A single region of the Triticum dicoccoides isolate Atlit2015 ecotype Zavitan chromosome 2B, WEW_v2.0, whole genome shotgun sequence genome encodes:
- the LOC119368269 gene encoding putative lipid-transfer protein DIR1 has translation MDKSQALAATLLLVMVVSLAALEGVHGICGMSNDEFKLFQPAAAVNNPKDSPSAECCDALGMANLSCICRYKGIAGILLRMYHIDANRAMALPGKCSLTMPNNCS, from the coding sequence ATGGATAAGTCACAGGCATTGGCTGCAACATTGTTGCTTGTCATGGTGGTGTCCCTAGCCGCACTAGAGGGTGTTCATGGCATCTGTGGCATGTCGAATGATGAATTCAAGCTTTTCCAGCCTGCGGCGGCAGTGAATAACCCAAAAGACAGTCCGTCAGCTGAATGTTGTGATGCGCTTGGGATGGCCAACCTATCATGCATCTGTCGCTACAAGGGCATCGCCGGCATATTGCTGAGAATGTACCACATCGATGCAAACCGCGCCATGGCGCTGCCCGGCAAGTGCAGTCTCACCATGCCGAACAACTGCTCGTGA
- the LOC119368270 gene encoding putative lipid-transfer protein DIR1, which produces MAKSHTLVAVLLLVMALSPAALEGVHGVCGMSNDEFRLCQPAAAVNNPTESPSVECCAALGKANLSCICRYKGIAGIWLKMYHIDAKRAMALPGKCGLTMPNNCS; this is translated from the coding sequence ATGGCTAAGTCACACACATTGGTTGCGGTATTGTTGCTTGTCATGGCACTGTCCCCCGCTGCACTAGAGGGTGTTCATGGCGTCTGCGGCATGTCGAATgatgaattcaggctttgtcagCCCGCGGCGGCAGTGAATAACCCGACAGAGAGTCCGTCGGTTGAGTGTTGTGCTGCGCTTGGGAAGGCCAATCTATCATGCATTTGCCGCTACAAAGGTATCGCCGGCATATGGCTGAAAATGTACCACATCGACGCAAAGCGCGCCATGGCTCTGCCCGGCAAGTGTGGTCTCACCATGCCCAACAACTGCTCGTGA